Sequence from the Sanguibacter keddieii DSM 10542 genome:
ATGGACGCCGTCGGCGTCCCGCAGGCGCCTCAGGGCCCCGAGATCACGGTGTGTGCTTGGACACTCCCGCGTGCTCGGGGAGCAGCACGCCGGCCAGCAGGCGCAGCGTCTCCTCACGCGTCTCGACCCGGCGCGGGTCGCTGCCGACGTAGGCGGACGAGACCGGCGAGATCATGATCTCGTCCGTGCCGACCGTCGCCGCGAGCTCGCGGACCTTGGCGGCGGCGACCTCGGGGGTCCCCACGGCCCACGAGGCGCGGATCGCCTGGGCGATGCTCGCGTGCTCGGGCAGGATGCCCTCGCGCTCGGCGTCCTCGACGAGCTCCTGCGGCTCGAGGCCCTGACCGGTGCGCAGCCGGATCATCGAGCGGACGTAGGGCAGCGCCCGACGCTCGGCCTCCTCGGCGGTCTCGGCCACGACGGCGTTGATGATGCCGAAGGTCTTGGGCTCGGCGAGGTGCTCGGACGGCCGGAACGCCGCACGGTAGGTCTGCATCGCCTCGCGGGTGCCCTGCCCGGCGAAGTGGTGGGCGAAGACGTAGGGGAGCCCGAGGGCTGCGGCCAGCTGCGCCGAGTACATCGACGAGCCGAGGAGCCAGGTCTCGGGGACGGTCACCGCGCGGGGTGTGCCCTTGAGGGGGTAGCTGCGGCCGCGGAGGTCGAGCACCATGCCCTCCGGCGACATCAGCTCGATGGTGTCGCGGA
This genomic interval carries:
- a CDS encoding LLM class flavin-dependent oxidoreductase — its product is MSTDTTTGSPVAPAPVDSTPVSALSVLDLIPVRTDQTTADAIAATTRLAQTADELGFRRYWVAEHHNMPAVASTTPPVLLALLASATRQIRVGSGGVMLPNHAPLAVAEQFAVLEAAFPGRVDLGIGRAPGSDPVTSHMLRSSAAQGSDPVDTFPDDVRDTIELMSPEGMVLDLRGRSYPLKGTPRAVTVPETWLLGSSMYSAQLAAALGLPYVFAHHFAGQGTREAMQTYRAAFRPSEHLAEPKTFGIINAVVAETAEEAERRALPYVRSMIRLRTGQGLEPQELVEDAEREGILPEHASIAQAIRASWAVGTPEVAAAKVRELAATVGTDEIMISPVSSAYVGSDPRRVETREETLRLLAGVLLPEHAGVSKHTP